In Syntrophomonas wolfei subsp. wolfei str. Goettingen G311, a single window of DNA contains:
- a CDS encoding MgtC/SapB family protein, with translation MEIWVGRIVLAAIMGFILGVSTDRSISTTRTYAITCMVAALLTIVSNEFFRNLGNPFYSDPGRLSAQIISAIGFIGTGLIWMAEDKRSGSGLSLAASLWITAILGMLIGAGLQQAMVLATFLVIIIFCFSDRLIRCKNYLWKILSEKHRIDKGE, from the coding sequence ATGGAGATTTGGGTCGGGCGCATAGTACTGGCTGCTATTATGGGATTTATTTTGGGTGTAAGTACTGACAGGTCGATATCTACTACCCGCACTTATGCCATCACCTGTATGGTGGCAGCTCTGCTTACGATTGTTTCCAATGAGTTTTTTAGAAACCTCGGCAATCCATTTTACAGCGATCCGGGTAGGCTCTCTGCTCAAATCATATCAGCTATAGGATTTATTGGCACCGGGTTGATTTGGATGGCTGAAGATAAACGAAGCGGCAGCGGGCTTTCTCTGGCGGCCAGCTTATGGATAACGGCTATTTTAGGAATGTTGATTGGTGCAGGATTGCAACAGGCCATGGTTCTGGCCACATTTTTGGTTATAATTATTTTTTGCTTTTCCGATCGCCTGATTAGATGTAAGAATTATTTATGGAAAATACTATCGGAAAAACATAGAATAGATAAGGGGGAATAA
- a CDS encoding alpha/beta-type small acid-soluble spore protein — protein sequence MGAGIKEVFRLSRKKGLMSEQLKYEIARELGVDQLVSTQGWGAVSSRDCGSMVSKAIEMAERSISNQL from the coding sequence ATGGGTGCGGGAATTAAGGAGGTTTTTCGATTGAGCCGTAAAAAAGGCCTGATGTCCGAACAGCTCAAATATGAAATTGCCCGTGAACTTGGAGTTGACCAGTTGGTGTCAACTCAAGGTTGGGGTGCTGTATCTTCCCGAGACTGTGGCAGCATGGTAAGTAAAGCAATCGAAATGGCCGAAAGGAGTATCTCCAACCAGCTGTAA
- a CDS encoding radical SAM protein, with amino-acid sequence MRYEGSVYRPPSEARSYILQVTIGCSHNRCTFCSMYKDKKYRVRSLDEVMADIRMAKLYYGDLEKVFLADGDALAVETGDLVKIIAELKKNFYSLRHIGIYASPDSILSKDIEELKRLKEAGLTIAYLGVETGDPELLKDIKKGVTYEEMVEAGKKIREAGILLSVTVLLGLAGRTPQAVDHARKTAQILNEMNPDYVGALTLMLEPRTPLYRKMQRGEFELPGPFEILDEMRIMIENLELEGTEFRSNHASNYLPIKGRFPEDKENIMDLINTIINRNDARYLRPDYLRAL; translated from the coding sequence ATGAGATATGAAGGAAGTGTTTACCGTCCACCCAGTGAGGCCAGGAGTTATATACTGCAGGTCACTATAGGTTGTTCTCATAATAGATGTACATTTTGTTCCATGTATAAAGACAAGAAGTACCGGGTCAGGTCGTTGGACGAAGTAATGGCCGATATTCGTATGGCTAAATTATACTATGGAGATCTGGAAAAGGTATTTCTGGCTGATGGAGATGCGCTGGCGGTTGAAACCGGTGATTTAGTAAAAATAATTGCTGAGCTTAAAAAGAATTTTTATAGCCTAAGGCATATTGGGATTTACGCCAGTCCCGACAGTATCCTCTCTAAAGATATCGAGGAGCTTAAAAGATTAAAAGAGGCTGGGCTTACTATTGCTTACCTGGGTGTGGAAACCGGAGACCCCGAGCTACTAAAAGATATAAAAAAAGGGGTAACTTACGAAGAAATGGTTGAAGCAGGAAAAAAGATTCGGGAAGCTGGTATTCTCCTGTCGGTTACAGTTTTGTTAGGTTTGGCAGGAAGAACTCCGCAGGCAGTTGATCATGCCCGCAAAACAGCTCAGATCCTGAATGAAATGAATCCCGACTATGTTGGTGCTTTAACCCTGATGCTGGAACCGCGTACACCTCTGTACCGGAAAATGCAAAGAGGGGAATTTGAACTGCCGGGTCCTTTTGAAATCCTGGACGAAATGCGTATCATGATAGAGAATTTAGAACTTGAGGGAACAGAATTTCGCAGTAACCACGCTTCCAATTACCTGCCTATCAAAGGAAGGTTCCCGGAAGATAAAGAAAATATCATGGATTTGATCAATACCATAATTAACCGGAATGATGCCCGTTACCTTCGCCCCGACTATTTAAGGGCACTCTAA
- a CDS encoding DUF47 domain-containing protein: protein MEQLRLFGTKDEQLFMLFSESARVVVRGGDILQNVVNDYSDLDIKMAKLTAMEHEGDRIIQELIRRLNTSFILPFDREDAFQLAQKLSTTLDYITGIIDRMILYKTGRPNKRVKEMVNVLCEALFLQERALNLLQSLEHNKREILECCEEIRQLERKQDNHYRQGLALLFENEEEPIVIIKWREVYEHIEMAQDYVQDVAELISNICVKYS from the coding sequence GTGGAACAATTGCGTTTATTCGGCACCAAAGACGAGCAGCTGTTTATGTTATTCAGTGAAAGCGCCCGTGTAGTAGTAAGAGGTGGGGACATACTGCAGAATGTGGTCAATGATTATAGCGACCTGGATATTAAGATGGCGAAATTAACCGCCATGGAACATGAAGGAGATCGGATTATTCAGGAACTGATACGGCGCTTGAACACCAGTTTTATTCTTCCCTTTGATCGGGAAGACGCCTTTCAACTGGCACAGAAACTATCCACAACCCTTGATTATATCACCGGGATTATTGACCGTATGATTTTATATAAAACCGGACGGCCCAACAAGAGGGTAAAAGAAATGGTAAACGTTCTCTGTGAAGCTTTGTTTCTGCAGGAAAGAGCTTTAAACCTGCTGCAGAGTTTAGAGCACAATAAGAGAGAAATTTTGGAATGCTGTGAAGAAATAAGACAGTTGGAAAGAAAACAGGATAATCATTATCGCCAGGGCCTGGCCCTTTTATTCGAAAATGAAGAGGAACCAATTGTTATAATAAAATGGCGCGAAGTCTATGAACATATTGAAATGGCTCAGGATTATGTTCAGGATGTGGCGGAATTAATCAGTAATATTTGTGTCAAGTATTCTTAA